Proteins encoded by one window of Pseudomonas tructae:
- the sfsA gene encoding DNA/RNA nuclease SfsA, with translation MRFSPTLETARLLRRYKRFLADIELANGEQMTIHCPNTGSMFNCMVEGGQVWFSRSNDPKRKLPGTWEISETPQGRLACVNTGRANALVEEALRAGIISELAGFTGLKREVAYGEERSRVDFRLEFADGPAYVEVKSVTLGFADSSVAAFPDAVTQRGAKHLRELATLARQGVRAVQLYCVNLSGIDAVRPADEIDSVYADALRAAVADGVEVLAYGTRIDGEQVYIDRPLPVLLNR, from the coding sequence ATGCGTTTTTCTCCAACACTTGAAACCGCCCGCTTGCTGCGCCGCTACAAGCGTTTCCTGGCCGACATCGAGCTGGCCAATGGTGAGCAGATGACCATCCACTGCCCCAACACCGGCTCGATGTTCAATTGCATGGTCGAGGGCGGCCAGGTCTGGTTCAGCCGCTCCAATGACCCCAAGCGCAAGCTGCCCGGTACCTGGGAAATCAGTGAAACGCCGCAGGGGCGCCTGGCCTGCGTCAACACCGGGCGGGCCAACGCCCTGGTGGAAGAGGCCCTGCGCGCCGGTATCATCAGCGAACTGGCCGGTTTTACCGGGCTCAAACGTGAAGTGGCCTACGGTGAGGAACGCAGCCGGGTGGATTTTCGCCTGGAGTTTGCTGACGGGCCGGCCTACGTCGAGGTCAAGAGCGTGACCCTGGGCTTTGCCGATTCCAGCGTGGCGGCCTTCCCCGATGCGGTAACCCAGCGCGGCGCCAAGCACCTGCGTGAACTGGCGACCCTGGCGCGTCAGGGAGTACGCGCGGTGCAACTGTACTGCGTAAACCTCAGCGGTATCGATGCCGTACGCCCGGCCGACGAAATCGACAGCGTTTATGCCGATGCGCTGCGTGCGGCGGTGGCCGATGGCGTCGAGGTACTTGCCTATGGCACACGGATCGACGGCGAGCAGGTCTACATCGATCGGCCATTGCCGGTGTTGCTCAATCGATAA